In Daucus carota subsp. sativus chromosome 4, DH1 v3.0, whole genome shotgun sequence, one DNA window encodes the following:
- the LOC108218836 gene encoding phosphatidylinositol 4-phosphate 5-kinase 9, with the protein MSIPGVIDDNVDAALSLPSRTKSLGAISFGSSDLPTTVGNTEVSRSSSGISSYRVGEFVLSNGDFYSGSLLGNKPEGSGLYIWSDNCKYDGEWRRGMRQGYGKMRWPSGAVYEGEFSGGYMHGTGTYTRADKLTYKGRWRLNLKHGLGYETYPNGDVLEGAWIQGTAEGPGKYTWVNGNVYLGNMKGGKMSGTGTLTWTTGDSYEGSWLNGMMHGFGVYTWYDGGYYVGTWTRGLKDGKGVFYPKGSKFPAVQELYFNALRIRGLLPDLRSQKQVSRIQHASSVDMGNFKIGGNRGSRRSPSINLSNRNLINMEQSRTTNVSLERRWSLEVAIEKHIGNDVSNNSVLDGEENEFDTNASILEREYMQGVLISEIVLNNKFASSRRAKRWQKKYAKEVKRPGEAIIKGHRSYDLMLSLQLGIRYTVGKITPIQRREVRNSDFGPRASFWMTFPKEGSQLTPSHQSEDFKWKDYCPMVFRNLREMFKIDAADYMISICGNDALRELSSPGKSGSVFFLSQDDRFMIKTLRKSEVKVLLRMLPDYHKHVRAYDNTLITKFFGLHRIEPSSGQKFRFVVMGNMFCTELRIHRRFDLKGSSLGRSADKVEIDENTTLKDLDLNYCFYLEPTWREALIKQIEIDSKFLEAQNIMDYSLLLGVHYRAPQHLRSLMSYKQSLADGLGVVAEEGSMEDEISPQGLVLVPRGMEDNSVVVGPHVRGRRLRTSATGGEEVDLLLPGTARLQIQLGVNMPARAEHIPGKKESEMFHDVYDVVLYVGIIDILQDYNAHKKIEHAYKSLQFDSLSISAVDPVFYSRRFLEFMKKVFPRNRVAP; encoded by the exons ATGTCTATTCCCGGGGTCATTGATGATAATGTTGACGCAGCTCTCTCTTTACCAAGTAGGACAAAATCTCTTGGTGCCATATCATTTGGTAGCAGTGACCTACCAACGACAGTAGGCAACACAGAAGTTTCTCGCTCTTCTTCAGGAATTTCTAGCTATAGAGTTGGAGAGTTCGTTCTGTCGAATGGGGACTTTTATTCTGGATCCCTACTTGGGAACAAGCCCGAGGGTTCAGGTCTATATATTTGGTCAGATAACTGCAAATATGATGGTGAATGGAGACGGGGCATGAGACAAGGATATGGCAAGATGCGATGGCCTTCAGGGGCCGTCTACGAGGGTGAATTTTCAGGTGGTTATATGCATGGTACGGGGACATACACCAGGGCTGATAAATTGACATACAAAGGCAGGTGGCGTTTGAATCTCAAACACGGCCTGGGATATGAAACTTACCCTAATGGCGATGTCCTTGAAGGAGCTTGGATTCAGGGAACTGCAGAAGGGCCTGGTAAGTATACATGGGTTAATGGAAATGTCTATTTAGGAAATATGAAGGGAGGGAAGATGTCAGGGACAGGAACGCTTACATGGACAACCGGGGACTCTTATGAAGGAAGCTGGTTAAATGGCATGATGCATGGATTCGGAGTTTACACATGGTATGATGGTGGGTACTATGTTGGAACTTGGACACGGGGATTGAAGGATGGGAAGGGAGTTTTTTATCCAAAAGGCAGTAAATTTCCGGCTGTTCAAGAATTGTACTTTAATGCGCTGAGAATACGAGGTCTGCTGCCAGATTTgagaagtcagaagcaagtcTCTCGAATTCAACATGCTTCTTCAGTTGACAtgggaaattttaaaattggcGGAAACCGAGGATCTCGTCGTAGTCCTTCTATTAACCTTTCCAATAGAAACCTAATTAATATGGAGCAATCCCGTACAACTAATGTTTCCTTGGAAAGACGCTGGAGTCTTGAGGTTGCTATTGAGAAACACATTGGGAATGATGTATCAAACAATTCTGTTCTAGATGGTGAAGAAAATGAGTTTGATACAAATGCTTCAATTCTTGAAAGAGAATATATGCAAGGtgttttgattagtgagatagtGTTGAACAATAAATTTGCATCATCCAGAAGAGCAAAACGGTGGCAGAAGAAATATGCCAAAGAGGTAAAGAGACCAGGTGAAGCAATCATAAAGGGTCACAGGAGTTATGATTTAATGTTAAGCTTGCAGCTTGGAATCAG ATATACAGTAGGAAAAATTACACCCATACAGAGGCGAGAAGTTAGAAATTCAGATTTTGGACCGCGTGCCAGTTTTTGGATGACATTTCCTAAAGAGGGATCCCAGTTGACACCCTCTCATCAGTCAGAAGATTTCAAATGGAAAGATTATTGTCCAATGGTTTTCAG GAATCTAAGAGAGATGTTTAAGATTGATGCTGCTGATTACATGATATCCATATGTGGAAATGATGCTCTTAGGGAACTGTCCTCTCCTGGAAAAAGTGGCAGTGTATTTTTCCTGTCTCAAGATGATCGTTTCATGATTAAGACCCTTAGAAAATCTGAAGTGAAG GTTCTTCTCCGGATGCTTCCAGATTACCACAAACATGTTCGAGCTTATGACAACACTCTTATAACCAAATTTTTCGGACTTCATAGGATTGAACCATCAAGTGGCCAAAAG TTCCGTTTTGTTGTAATGGGAAATATGTTTTGCACGGAGTTAAGGATACATCGGAGATTTGATTTAAAAGGTTCATCCTTGGGACGTTCTGCAGACAAAGTAGAGATTGACGAGAACACAACGCTTAAAGATCTCGATCTCAACTATTGCTTTTATTTGGAGCCTACTTGGCGCGAAGCTCTTATAAA GCAGATTGAGATTGATAGTAAATTTCTAGAAGCGCAGAACATCATGGACTACAGTCTTCTGCTTGGTGTCCATTATCGAGCTCCCCAGCATCTGCGATCTCTTATGTCTTATAAACAAAGTCTTGCAGACGGACTTGGAGTAGTTGCGGAAGAAG GCTCAATGGAGGATGAGATCTCTCCACAAGGCCTTGTGTTGGTCCCACGTGGCATGGAGGATAATAGTGTCGTCGTTGGACCTCATGTCAGAGGCAGACGCTTGCGAACCTCAGCTACTGGCGGCGAGGAAGTGGATCTCCTtcttcctggtacagcaag ACTCCAGATCCAACTCGGGGTTAACATGCCAGCTAGAGCAGAGCATATCCCGGGAAAAAAGGAGTCAGAGATGTTCCATGATGTTTATGATGTTGTATTATACGTTGGTATCATTGACATTTTGCAAGATTATAACGCACATAAGAAGATCGAACATGCATACAAGTCTTTGCAGTTTGATTCTCTGTCAATCTCTGCTGTAGATCCTGTATTCTACTCCAGGCGCTTTTTGGAATTTATGAAGAAGGTATTCCCTCGTAACAGAGTTGCCCCTTGA